The Atribacterota bacterium DNA segment TGATCATCCTTCACGATGTTCACTTTTCGAAGCTCCACCTGCCCCTGGTACTTTCTAAGGCGTTCTCTAGCTCTCTTTAGGGCTGTTTCTGAGATATCGATACCCACCACCCTTTTTCCTTTCTGGAGCAAAAGTTCGGTGAAAACCCCTTCGCTTGAACCCACCTCGAGTACCGATTGAACATTCTCGGGAATTGCCCTGAGGGTTTTTGCATATTTTTCCCGTTCAAACGGGCTCTGGGTATAATTCCAGGGGTCCTTCTTGCGACGATAGAGGTTTTCAAAATGGTGCTCGTTGAAATACCAGGGTAGAAAGGGAGTTAGCACTCTCCAGAGGAGGTTTTCCAGATATGATTTAAATTTTCGGAGGGAGAAATTTTTCCCGAAAATCACCACCACCTTTTAGTTGTGCTTACTATTGTATATGAAGAATCTGGTTTTTGCCAGATGTGAACCGATACATTTCTTGAAAAGATTGGAAGCTTTGCATATAATGAAAGCGTCTTGCCATGGGGGCGCTCTCAAAAGAGGGCTGAGAAGGACCCCTGGAACCTGATCCAGATAATACTGGCGGAGGGAATGGCGCAAGAGGCGAAAGCTTCCCCCTTACCTTCCCCAAAAAAGAAGGAGGTTTTTTGTATGTTCAACCTTGACGAAGTAGCC contains these protein-coding regions:
- a CDS encoding class I SAM-dependent methyltransferase, with product MLTPFLPWYFNEHHFENLYRRKKDPWNYTQSPFEREKYAKTLRAIPENVQSVLEVGSSEGVFTELLLQKGKRVVGIDISETALKRARERLRKYQGQVELRKVNIVKDDHLDTAFDMILASEVLYYLGDKKTFLSLEEKFFHLLNEKGYLLLVHFYPSGKIIHDAFLERNRFVKIEEEITYHPDRDYIITLLQKRTPEVRSIKPQ